A genomic stretch from Kribbella amoyensis includes:
- a CDS encoding LLM class F420-dependent oxidoreductase — MLLRIFTEPQQGASYDDLLTVARKTEDCGFDAFFRSDHYLVMGEEDGLPGPTDSWITLAGLARETQRIRLGTLVSSATFRTPGVLAISVAQVDQMSGGRVELGLGAGWFKAEHEAYGIEFPDTVGRFDVLTEQLELITGLWDTPVGEKYNFDGKHYQLTDSPALPKPVQQPHPPIIIGGAGKKRTPALAAKYAAEFNAGFKPVDETKVLYDRVRAACEAEGRDASTLKLSAAHRVVVGKDDAEVKRRADAVGWSLEELAEHGVGGTPDQVVDQLGRFAEIGTEHYYVQIMDLADLDHLDLIASEVLPQVS; from the coding sequence ATGTTGCTCCGGATCTTCACCGAACCCCAGCAGGGTGCCTCCTACGACGACCTCCTGACCGTGGCCCGCAAGACCGAGGACTGCGGCTTCGACGCGTTCTTCCGGTCCGACCACTACCTCGTGATGGGCGAGGAGGACGGTCTGCCCGGACCGACCGACTCGTGGATCACGCTGGCCGGACTCGCCCGCGAGACCCAGCGGATCCGGCTCGGCACACTGGTCAGCTCGGCCACGTTCCGTACCCCGGGCGTGCTCGCGATCTCGGTCGCGCAGGTGGACCAGATGAGCGGCGGCCGCGTCGAGCTCGGACTCGGGGCCGGCTGGTTCAAGGCCGAGCACGAGGCGTACGGGATCGAGTTCCCGGACACGGTCGGCCGGTTCGACGTGTTGACCGAGCAGCTCGAGCTGATCACCGGGCTGTGGGACACGCCGGTGGGGGAGAAGTACAACTTCGACGGCAAGCACTACCAGCTGACCGACTCGCCCGCGTTGCCGAAGCCGGTGCAGCAGCCGCATCCGCCGATCATCATCGGCGGTGCCGGCAAGAAGCGGACGCCCGCCCTCGCGGCGAAGTACGCGGCCGAGTTCAACGCGGGCTTCAAGCCGGTCGACGAGACCAAGGTGCTGTACGACCGGGTCCGCGCGGCGTGTGAGGCCGAGGGCCGGGACGCGAGCACGCTGAAGCTGTCGGCGGCTCATCGCGTGGTCGTCGGCAAGGACGACGCCGAGGTCAAGCGGCGCGCCGACGCGGTCGGCTGGAGCCTGGAGGAGCTGGCGGAGCACGGCGTCGGCGGGACGCCGGACCAGGTGGTCGACCAGCTCGGCCGGTTCGCCGAGATCGGCACCGAGCACTACTACGTGCAGATCATGGACCTGGCCGACCTGGACCACCTCGACCTGATCGCGTCCGAGGTCCTGCCGCAGGTCTCCTGA
- the acnA gene encoding aconitate hydratase AcnA, with amino-acid sequence MASVDSFGAKGALEVNGQSYEIFRLAGVEGADTLPYSLKVLLENLLRTEDGANITAEHIRKLGGWDPAAAPETEIQFTPARVIMQDFTGVPCVVDLATMREAVAELGGDPTRINPLAPAELVIDHSVIIDVFGRQDAFERNVELEYERNRERYQFLRWGQTAFDEFKVVPPGTGIVHQVNIEHLARTVMVRNGQAYPDTCVGTDSHTTMVNGLGVLGWGVGGIEAEAAMLGQPVSMLIPKVVGFKLTGAVPAGATATDVVLTITQMLRAHGVVGKFVEFYGDGVAAVPLANRATIGNMSPEFGSTCAIFPIDDVTLDYLRLTGRKDDDVALVEAYAKEQGLWHNPDVEPRFSEYLELDLSTVVPSIAGPKRPQDRIELSGAKEAFRGALTDYATEELEVDPSETGSFPASDAPNGHGNVDDAPHVPHGSSGRPSKKTKITLDGAETELDHGHVVIASITSCTNTSNPSVMLAAALLAKNAVDKGLASKPWVKTSLAPGSKVVTDYYEKAGVTPYLEKLGFHLVGYGCTTCIGNSGPLPEAVSAGVQESDLAVVSVLSGNRNFEGRINPDVKMNYLASPPLVIAYALAGTMDFDFETDALGKDTAGNDVFLRDIWPSAEEVEATIATSINKEMFAKDYADVFAGDERWQSLPTPEGKTFDWDADSTYVRKPPYFEGMANEPSPVTDIAGAKVLAKLGDSVTTDHISPAGSIKADSPAGKYLAEHGVDRKDFNSYGSRRGNHEVMIRGTFANIRLRNQIAPGTEGGFTRDFTQADAPVTTIYDAAQAYAEAGTPLVILAGKEYGSGSSRDWAAKGTALLGAKAVITESFERIHRSNLIGMGVLPLQFPEGENAESLGLTGEETFDIAGVTALNDGEIPRTVHVTATAPDGSAKEFDAVVRIDTPGEADYYRNGGILQYVLRSLIAN; translated from the coding sequence ATGGCCAGCGTCGACAGCTTCGGTGCCAAGGGGGCACTCGAGGTCAACGGACAGTCGTACGAGATCTTCAGGTTGGCGGGCGTCGAGGGCGCCGACACGCTGCCCTACTCGCTCAAGGTGCTGCTGGAGAACCTGCTGCGCACCGAGGACGGTGCGAACATCACCGCCGAGCACATCCGCAAGCTCGGAGGCTGGGACCCGGCGGCCGCGCCGGAGACCGAGATCCAGTTCACCCCGGCCCGGGTGATCATGCAGGACTTCACCGGCGTGCCGTGTGTCGTCGACCTGGCCACCATGCGCGAGGCCGTCGCCGAGCTCGGTGGCGACCCGACCAGGATCAACCCGCTGGCGCCGGCCGAGCTGGTGATCGACCACTCCGTCATCATCGATGTCTTCGGCCGCCAGGACGCCTTCGAGCGCAACGTCGAGCTGGAGTACGAGCGCAACCGCGAGCGGTACCAGTTCCTGCGCTGGGGCCAGACCGCGTTCGACGAGTTCAAGGTCGTCCCGCCGGGCACCGGCATCGTGCACCAGGTGAACATCGAGCACCTGGCCCGGACCGTGATGGTCCGCAACGGCCAGGCGTACCCGGACACCTGCGTCGGCACCGACTCGCACACCACGATGGTGAACGGCCTCGGCGTGCTCGGCTGGGGCGTCGGCGGTATCGAGGCGGAGGCGGCCATGCTCGGCCAGCCGGTGTCGATGCTGATCCCGAAGGTCGTCGGCTTCAAGCTGACCGGTGCCGTCCCGGCCGGCGCGACCGCGACCGACGTGGTGCTGACGATCACCCAGATGCTGCGCGCGCACGGCGTGGTCGGCAAGTTCGTCGAGTTCTACGGCGACGGCGTGGCCGCGGTCCCGCTGGCGAACCGCGCCACCATCGGCAACATGAGCCCCGAGTTCGGCTCGACCTGCGCGATCTTCCCGATCGACGACGTCACCCTGGACTACCTGCGGCTGACCGGCCGCAAGGACGACGACGTCGCCCTGGTCGAGGCGTACGCCAAGGAACAGGGCCTCTGGCACAACCCGGACGTCGAGCCGCGGTTCTCGGAGTACCTCGAGCTGGACCTGTCCACCGTGGTCCCGTCGATCGCCGGCCCGAAGCGGCCGCAGGACCGGATCGAACTGAGCGGAGCCAAGGAGGCGTTCCGCGGCGCGCTCACCGACTACGCGACCGAGGAGCTGGAGGTCGACCCGTCGGAGACCGGCAGCTTCCCGGCCAGCGACGCGCCGAACGGCCACGGCAACGTGGACGACGCGCCGCACGTCCCGCACGGTAGTTCGGGCCGGCCGTCGAAGAAGACCAAGATCACCCTGGACGGTGCCGAGACCGAGCTCGACCACGGCCACGTCGTGATCGCCTCGATCACGTCCTGCACCAACACCTCGAACCCGTCGGTCATGCTGGCCGCCGCGCTGCTGGCCAAGAACGCGGTCGACAAGGGCCTGGCGAGCAAGCCGTGGGTGAAGACCTCGCTCGCGCCCGGCTCGAAGGTCGTCACCGACTACTACGAGAAGGCCGGCGTCACGCCGTACCTGGAGAAGCTCGGCTTCCACCTGGTCGGCTACGGCTGCACCACCTGCATCGGCAACTCGGGCCCGCTGCCCGAGGCGGTCTCGGCCGGTGTCCAGGAGTCCGACCTGGCGGTCGTGTCGGTGCTGTCCGGCAACCGCAACTTCGAGGGCCGGATCAACCCGGACGTGAAGATGAACTACCTCGCCTCGCCGCCGCTGGTGATCGCCTACGCGCTGGCCGGCACGATGGACTTCGACTTCGAGACCGATGCCCTGGGCAAGGACACCGCCGGCAACGACGTGTTCCTGCGCGACATCTGGCCGAGCGCCGAGGAGGTCGAGGCGACGATCGCGACCTCGATCAACAAGGAGATGTTCGCCAAGGACTACGCCGACGTCTTCGCCGGCGACGAGCGCTGGCAGTCGCTGCCGACGCCGGAGGGCAAGACCTTCGACTGGGACGCCGACTCGACCTACGTGCGCAAGCCTCCGTACTTCGAGGGGATGGCGAACGAGCCGTCGCCGGTCACCGACATCGCCGGCGCCAAGGTGCTCGCGAAGCTGGGCGACTCGGTCACCACCGACCACATCTCCCCGGCCGGTTCGATCAAGGCCGACAGCCCGGCCGGCAAGTACCTGGCCGAGCACGGCGTGGACCGCAAGGACTTCAACTCCTACGGTTCCCGCCGGGGCAACCACGAGGTGATGATCCGCGGCACGTTCGCGAACATCCGGCTGCGGAACCAGATCGCCCCCGGGACCGAGGGCGGCTTCACCCGCGACTTCACCCAGGCCGACGCGCCCGTCACCACGATCTACGACGCGGCCCAGGCGTACGCCGAGGCCGGGACGCCGCTGGTGATCCTGGCCGGCAAGGAGTACGGCTCGGGTTCGTCGCGGGACTGGGCCGCGAAGGGCACGGCGCTGCTCGGCGCGAAGGCCGTCATCACCGAGTCGTTCGAGCGGATCCACCGGTCCAACCTGATCGGCATGGGCGTCCTGCCGCTGCAGTTCCCGGAGGGCGAGAACGCGGAGTCCCTCGGCCTGACCGGCGAGGAGACGTTCGACATCGCGGGCGTCACCGCGCTCAACGACGGCGAGATCCCGCGCACGGTGCACGTCACGGCGACCGCGCCGGACGGCTCGGCGAAGGAGTTCGACGCGGTGGTCCGCATCGACACCCCCGGCGAGGCGGACTACTACCGCAACGGCGGCATCCTGCAGTACGTCCTCCGCTCGCTGATCGCGAACTGA
- a CDS encoding sulfite exporter TauE/SafE family protein, with the protein MELHILLPAALAVLVAACVQGTIGLGLSLVAAPVVALLDPSLMPGAMLILGMVMPALTLAHEWRHVHWPQAGWLTVARVTTTPLGVLILAYLPERLIGAVVGLIVLIAVVLTAWRFEVRANRRNLVIAGAVAGVSATAASIGGPPAAVVLQHEQGPRLRATLAAFFLIGSIVSLVALEIGGRLTHHQLAYGASWIPALAIGFGLAVPLQRRIHGPRLRQAVLVLSAISSVVVIARSLL; encoded by the coding sequence ATGGAGTTGCACATCCTGCTGCCGGCCGCTCTCGCGGTCCTGGTCGCGGCCTGCGTCCAGGGCACCATCGGGCTCGGCTTGTCGCTGGTCGCGGCACCCGTCGTGGCGTTGCTGGACCCGTCGTTGATGCCCGGCGCGATGCTCATCCTCGGCATGGTGATGCCCGCGCTCACACTCGCCCACGAATGGCGCCACGTCCACTGGCCACAAGCCGGGTGGCTCACGGTCGCCCGGGTCACGACGACGCCGTTGGGCGTACTGATCCTCGCGTACCTGCCGGAGCGGCTGATCGGCGCCGTGGTCGGGCTCATCGTCCTGATCGCGGTCGTCCTCACCGCCTGGCGCTTCGAGGTCCGCGCGAACCGGCGCAACCTGGTCATCGCGGGCGCCGTCGCCGGGGTGTCCGCGACCGCGGCGTCGATCGGCGGACCACCGGCCGCCGTGGTCCTCCAGCACGAGCAGGGTCCGCGCCTCCGCGCGACCCTGGCCGCGTTCTTCCTGATCGGGTCGATCGTGTCGCTGGTCGCGCTCGAGATCGGCGGCCGGCTGACCCATCACCAACTCGCGTACGGCGCGTCGTGGATTCCCGCGTTGGCGATCGGCTTCGGGCTCGCCGTCCCGCTGCAACGGCGGATCCACGGTCCCCGGCTCCGGCAGGCCGTCCTGGTGTTGTCGGCGATCTCGTCGGTCGTCGTCATCGCCCGCTCGCTGCTCTGA
- a CDS encoding HEAT repeat domain-containing protein, producing MVADKRETPRELIRAACAEHGDDAVIDWSVDLLTGVVAPEDAFVPPLLEKLKWLAGPSVGGWAELDPVNFYWVRVWAARAFLYVWRDDVVDALLIAADDPAWRVREHVARITAHRELGQLVDALLPMLDHELPRVRAAAVRAVGAAGEYEHVEAIEAHRDDPDQAVRAAVERALDQLATRLDRDLH from the coding sequence ATGGTTGCCGACAAGCGGGAAACTCCGCGCGAGCTGATCCGGGCGGCCTGCGCCGAGCACGGGGACGACGCGGTGATCGACTGGAGCGTCGACCTGCTCACCGGCGTGGTCGCGCCCGAGGACGCCTTCGTCCCGCCGTTGCTGGAGAAGCTGAAATGGCTGGCCGGCCCGTCGGTCGGTGGCTGGGCCGAGCTGGATCCGGTGAACTTCTACTGGGTCCGGGTCTGGGCGGCCCGGGCGTTCCTGTACGTCTGGCGCGACGACGTGGTCGACGCGCTGCTGATCGCGGCCGACGACCCGGCCTGGCGGGTCCGCGAACACGTCGCCCGCATCACCGCCCACCGCGAGCTCGGCCAGTTGGTCGACGCGCTGCTCCCGATGCTCGACCACGAACTGCCTCGGGTCCGCGCCGCCGCGGTCCGGGCCGTCGGCGCGGCGGGGGAGTACGAGCACGTCGAGGCGATCGAGGCCCACCGCGACGATCCCGACCAGGCGGTCCGCGCCGCGGTAGAACGAGCCCTCGATCAACTCGCCACCCGCCTCGACCGCGACCTGCACTGA
- a CDS encoding HIT family protein: MTDCLFCKIIAGTTPAHLVLETPEVVGFLDIRPVFKGHTLIVPREHIATMVELPDELTVPLFGTARSVAAAVRNAFGAQGSFVAVNNVVSQSVPHLHVHVVPRTKGDGLRGFFWPRTKYADDTEAAEYADKLRGALAEG; the protein is encoded by the coding sequence ATGACGGACTGCCTGTTCTGCAAGATCATCGCGGGGACCACGCCGGCCCACCTCGTGCTGGAGACACCCGAGGTGGTCGGCTTCCTGGACATCCGGCCGGTGTTCAAGGGCCACACGCTGATCGTGCCGCGCGAGCACATCGCGACCATGGTCGAGCTGCCCGACGAGCTCACGGTGCCGCTGTTCGGGACCGCCCGGTCGGTCGCCGCCGCGGTCCGGAACGCGTTCGGCGCCCAGGGCTCGTTCGTTGCCGTCAACAACGTCGTCTCCCAGTCCGTGCCGCACCTGCACGTCCACGTGGTCCCGAGGACGAAGGGTGACGGCCTGCGCGGCTTCTTCTGGCCCCGCACCAAGTACGCCGACGACACCGAGGCGGCCGAGTACGCCGACAAGCTCCGCGGCGCCCTCGCCGAAGGCTGA
- a CDS encoding Na+/H+ antiporter, giving the protein MAVDIAIEIVALVAVVAAGAALARRIGVSAPLLLVVVGVAASYLPFVPRVELSHEVVLVAFLPPLLYSAAIRTSLVDFSQHRRSIGTLSVGLVAFTTVGVGLVAYLLLGWLAERDGQEPLPLWAAFAIGAVVAPPDAVAATAIAKRVGLPRRVVTILEGESLVNDATALVCLRTAIAAALVTPTVLEVGLDFLRAAGGGVLAGLVVALVLSKVRRRLTDPVLDTTLSLTAPFIAYVAAENHYVHASGVLAVVVTGLVLGHKSPIIQSAASRISERTNWRTIQFLLENTVFLLIGLQTRWILDDLSRSPLSATTIALTTIGVFLAVVLLRPLWVFPTTVLSRRILGRSRPGPISWQALAVVSWAGMRGVVTLAAVFVLPESTPHRELLVFIALAVTAGTLLLQGSTLPWLVRKMRLPAPDPAEDALQEAGVLQAAHRAGEEELDRLITPDTPEDVVNLLRQRGEARALAAWERLGRPETEYETPSESYRRLRMAMLQKEREYVIKVRDKGLVPDEVLQRVQVSLDIEESILDRAEADDVGGRSEDLRLPLRPGGECEHLADAPIVVTPNTPEGCEECLADGSTWVHLRLCLDCGHVGCCDSSPQRHASKHFASTQHPVMRSFEQGENWRWCFVDEKLG; this is encoded by the coding sequence ATGGCGGTGGATATCGCGATCGAGATCGTCGCCCTGGTCGCCGTGGTCGCGGCCGGTGCCGCGTTGGCCCGCAGGATCGGCGTCTCGGCGCCGCTGTTGCTGGTGGTCGTCGGCGTGGCCGCGTCCTACCTGCCGTTCGTCCCCCGGGTCGAGTTGTCCCACGAGGTCGTCCTGGTCGCCTTCCTGCCGCCGCTGCTGTACTCGGCGGCGATCCGGACCAGCCTGGTCGACTTCTCCCAGCACCGCCGGTCGATCGGCACCCTGTCGGTCGGGCTGGTGGCCTTCACCACCGTCGGCGTCGGACTGGTCGCGTACTTGCTGCTCGGCTGGCTCGCCGAGCGGGACGGCCAGGAGCCGCTGCCGTTGTGGGCCGCCTTCGCGATCGGCGCTGTCGTGGCCCCGCCCGACGCGGTCGCCGCGACGGCGATCGCGAAACGGGTCGGGCTGCCGCGCCGGGTCGTCACGATCCTCGAGGGCGAGAGCCTGGTCAACGACGCCACCGCGCTGGTCTGTCTGCGGACCGCGATCGCGGCCGCCCTGGTCACCCCGACCGTGCTCGAGGTCGGCCTGGACTTCCTCCGCGCGGCCGGCGGCGGTGTGCTGGCGGGTCTTGTGGTCGCGCTCGTGCTGTCGAAGGTACGCCGCCGCCTCACCGACCCGGTCCTCGACACCACGCTCAGCCTGACCGCGCCGTTCATCGCCTACGTCGCCGCCGAGAACCACTACGTCCACGCGTCCGGTGTCCTGGCGGTTGTCGTCACCGGCCTCGTCCTCGGTCACAAGTCGCCGATCATCCAGTCGGCCGCGTCCCGGATCTCGGAGCGCACGAACTGGCGGACGATCCAGTTCCTGCTGGAGAACACCGTCTTCCTGCTGATCGGGCTGCAGACCCGGTGGATCCTCGACGACCTGTCCCGGAGCCCGCTGTCGGCGACGACGATCGCGCTCACCACGATCGGCGTCTTCCTCGCCGTCGTCCTGCTCAGGCCGCTGTGGGTCTTCCCGACCACCGTCCTGTCCCGCCGGATCCTCGGTCGCTCGCGGCCGGGCCCGATCTCCTGGCAGGCCCTCGCGGTGGTGTCCTGGGCCGGGATGCGCGGCGTGGTCACGCTGGCGGCGGTGTTCGTGCTGCCGGAGTCCACGCCGCACCGCGAGTTGCTGGTGTTCATCGCCCTCGCCGTCACCGCCGGCACCCTGCTCCTGCAGGGCTCCACCCTGCCGTGGCTGGTCCGCAAGATGCGGCTGCCCGCGCCCGACCCGGCCGAGGACGCGCTGCAGGAGGCGGGCGTACTCCAGGCCGCGCACCGGGCCGGCGAGGAGGAGCTGGACCGGCTGATCACGCCGGACACCCCCGAGGACGTGGTGAATCTTCTCCGCCAACGCGGTGAGGCGCGCGCCCTCGCCGCCTGGGAGCGGCTCGGCCGGCCGGAGACCGAGTACGAGACGCCGAGTGAGTCGTACCGGCGGCTGCGGATGGCGATGCTGCAGAAGGAACGCGAGTACGTCATCAAGGTCCGCGACAAGGGTCTGGTGCCGGACGAGGTACTGCAGCGGGTCCAGGTGTCGCTCGACATCGAGGAGTCCATCCTCGACCGGGCCGAGGCGGACGACGTCGGCGGCCGCTCCGAGGACCTGCGGCTGCCGCTCCGGCCGGGTGGTGAGTGCGAGCACCTGGCCGACGCGCCGATCGTGGTGACACCCAACACGCCCGAGGGCTGCGAGGAGTGTCTGGCCGACGGCAGTACCTGGGTGCACCTGCGGCTGTGCCTGGACTGCGGCCATGTCGGCTGCTGCGACTCGTCCCCGCAACGGCATGCCAGCAAACACTTCGCGTCCACTCAGCACCCGGTGATGCGCAGCTTCGAGCAGGGCGAGAATTGGCGCTGGTGCTTCGTGGACGAGAAACTCGGCTGA
- a CDS encoding LacI family DNA-binding transcriptional regulator, producing the protein MAVTIRDVAKAAGVSPSTVSRALSLPDMVDPATRERVLRVADHLGYRPNRAARGLITGRTGNLGLILPDLANPFFPSVVKGIQHQAHQADYQVFVADSDEDPGAELGLVRSLAKQVDGLILCSPRMRPAELREAATFAAPVVLVNRKEGSIPAIAIANAAGMRLIVDHLAGLGHHRIGFVAGPRSSWSGRERLRGLRVAATATGTELVELGHFPPTFEGGVDAAEGALISGVTAVVAYNDLTAFGLLSALRARGVDVPGQLSVVGIDDIQMATMVHPPLTTLNIPKERTGRASVDLLLHLLGERADIPDRVREMPTELVVRETTGPINSTSQQSARRTPRR; encoded by the coding sequence ATGGCGGTGACCATTCGCGACGTGGCCAAGGCCGCCGGCGTCTCCCCGTCCACGGTGTCGCGGGCCCTCTCGCTGCCGGACATGGTCGATCCGGCGACGCGGGAGCGGGTGCTGCGGGTCGCCGACCACCTCGGGTACCGGCCCAACCGGGCCGCCCGGGGACTGATCACCGGACGGACCGGCAACCTCGGCCTGATCCTGCCCGACCTGGCGAACCCGTTCTTCCCGTCGGTGGTGAAGGGCATCCAGCACCAGGCGCACCAGGCCGACTACCAGGTGTTCGTGGCCGACAGCGACGAGGATCCGGGCGCCGAGCTCGGCCTGGTCCGGTCCCTGGCCAAGCAGGTCGACGGCCTGATCCTCTGCTCGCCCCGGATGCGGCCGGCCGAACTGCGGGAGGCGGCGACGTTCGCGGCCCCCGTGGTCCTGGTGAACCGCAAGGAGGGCTCGATCCCGGCCATCGCGATCGCGAACGCGGCCGGGATGCGGCTGATCGTCGACCACCTCGCCGGGCTCGGGCATCACCGGATCGGCTTCGTCGCCGGCCCGCGGTCCAGCTGGTCCGGGCGGGAACGGCTGCGCGGACTCCGCGTCGCCGCCACCGCCACCGGGACCGAGTTGGTCGAGCTCGGGCACTTCCCGCCCACGTTCGAGGGCGGGGTGGACGCGGCCGAGGGCGCGCTGATCTCCGGCGTCACGGCGGTCGTGGCCTACAACGACCTGACCGCGTTCGGGCTGCTCAGCGCGTTGCGGGCCCGGGGCGTCGACGTCCCGGGGCAGCTGAGCGTGGTGGGCATCGACGACATCCAGATGGCCACCATGGTGCACCCGCCGCTGACCACGCTGAACATCCCGAAGGAACGCACCGGCCGCGCCTCGGTCGACCTGCTCCTGCACCTGCTCGGCGAGCGCGCCGACATCCCGGACCGGGTGCGGGAGATGCCCACCGAACTCGTCGTCCGGGAAACCACCGGCCCCATCAACTCCACGTCGCAGCAATCCGCCCGCCGTACTCCGCGGCGCTGA
- a CDS encoding extracellular solute-binding protein, translated as MRTSLRSTILATSALLVGLVAACGAPTAPGAESSGADPGQVPDKPAKPVTLNILDVAGNLQLTQGMIDDFVKQHPDVISKVTYSKAPAPDLVGKLKAQQSAGRLDIGLVLTGTDGLSAGAEQGLWQDVLPTFKDRLSNMDTYQEPAAKMQELGGKAGVVVTYYPSGPLFEYLPEKVANPPKTAEELLAYAKANPGKVAYARPANSGPGRTFLMGLPYILGDKDPMDPVNGWAKTWAYLAELGKYVNTYPSGTTQTMKDLANGTVNIVASTTGWDINPRVLGTVPESAKITTLNGFHFVTDAHYAVIPKGASGDQQAAVLQLIQFMLTKEQQAKAYDDGYFYPGPAVEGVDISMAPQKSQDAIAKFGRPEYEELIAKTPKEVPLDNKAMVAAFDKWDREIGGSKVKQQ; from the coding sequence ATGCGCACCAGTCTGCGCAGCACCATCCTCGCCACGAGCGCTCTGCTGGTCGGCCTGGTCGCCGCCTGTGGCGCGCCCACCGCCCCGGGCGCGGAATCGAGCGGCGCCGACCCCGGCCAGGTCCCGGACAAGCCGGCCAAGCCGGTCACGCTGAACATCCTCGATGTCGCGGGCAACCTGCAGCTGACCCAGGGCATGATCGACGACTTCGTGAAGCAGCACCCGGACGTCATCTCGAAGGTGACGTACTCGAAGGCGCCGGCGCCCGACCTGGTCGGCAAGCTGAAGGCGCAGCAGTCGGCCGGCCGGCTCGACATCGGCCTGGTGCTGACCGGGACCGACGGGCTGTCGGCCGGTGCCGAGCAGGGGCTGTGGCAGGACGTCCTGCCGACGTTCAAGGACCGGCTCAGCAACATGGACACGTACCAGGAGCCGGCCGCGAAGATGCAGGAGCTCGGCGGCAAGGCCGGCGTCGTGGTCACGTACTACCCGTCCGGCCCGCTGTTCGAGTACCTGCCCGAGAAGGTGGCGAACCCGCCCAAGACGGCCGAGGAGCTGCTCGCCTACGCCAAGGCGAACCCGGGCAAGGTCGCGTACGCGCGGCCCGCGAACTCCGGTCCCGGCCGGACGTTCCTGATGGGGCTGCCGTACATCCTCGGTGACAAGGACCCGATGGACCCGGTGAACGGCTGGGCGAAGACCTGGGCGTACCTGGCCGAACTCGGCAAGTACGTGAACACCTACCCCAGCGGCACCACCCAGACGATGAAGGACCTGGCCAACGGCACCGTGAACATCGTCGCCTCGACCACCGGCTGGGACATCAACCCGCGCGTTCTCGGCACCGTGCCGGAGTCGGCGAAGATCACCACCCTGAACGGCTTCCACTTCGTCACCGACGCGCACTACGCGGTGATCCCGAAGGGCGCCTCCGGTGATCAGCAGGCCGCCGTGCTGCAGCTGATCCAGTTCATGCTCACCAAGGAGCAGCAGGCCAAGGCGTACGACGACGGCTACTTCTACCCGGGTCCCGCGGTCGAGGGCGTCGACATCTCGATGGCGCCGCAGAAGAGCCAGGACGCGATCGCCAAGTTCGGCCGGCCGGAGTACGAGGAGCTGATCGCGAAGACGCCGAAGGAGGTTCCGCTGGACAACAAGGCGATGGTCGCCGCGTTCGACAAGTGGGACCGCGAGATCGGCGGCTCGAAGGTGAAGCAGCAGTGA
- a CDS encoding ABC transporter ATP-binding protein, with protein MTGTATFDQLRLDGVGRSFGGHDALRDLDLSVRAGEFIALLGPSGCGKSTALNCLAGLLPLTAGSIWQDDRRIDTLPPERRGFGMVFQNYALFPHLTVRGNIAFGLQMRRLPKAEIAQRTADAIKLVQLEEHAGKLPGQLSGGQQQRVAIARAVVLEPSLVLMDEPLSNLDAKLRLEMRTEIRRLHQSLGLTTVYVTHDQEEALSMADRLVVLRKGQVQQIGTPEELHTRPANWHVADFMGFRNLLQLTVAEEGRQVVVEGNGVRLAATAMTPVRQGDQVVAAVRPEDLVIAGPAQDGNVLRAEVEVVEYQGRELAVEAITEHGLRLHIRTPDRVAAGDAVSVSVAPDRLLVFDRGDEALPASTPALGDPGAPEKVLSATGGDGS; from the coding sequence GTGACCGGCACCGCGACCTTCGACCAGCTCCGGCTGGACGGTGTCGGCCGCAGCTTCGGCGGGCACGACGCCCTCCGCGACCTCGACCTGTCGGTCCGGGCCGGTGAGTTCATCGCCCTGCTCGGGCCGTCCGGGTGCGGCAAGTCGACCGCGCTGAACTGCCTGGCCGGGCTGCTCCCGCTCACCGCGGGCAGCATCTGGCAGGACGACCGGCGGATCGACACGCTGCCGCCGGAACGCCGCGGCTTCGGCATGGTGTTCCAGAACTACGCGCTCTTCCCGCACCTGACCGTGCGCGGCAACATCGCGTTCGGCCTGCAGATGCGCCGGCTCCCGAAGGCGGAGATCGCCCAGCGGACCGCGGACGCGATCAAGCTGGTCCAGCTGGAGGAGCACGCCGGCAAGCTGCCCGGCCAGCTCTCCGGTGGCCAGCAGCAGCGGGTCGCGATCGCCCGCGCGGTCGTGCTGGAGCCGTCGCTGGTGCTGATGGACGAGCCGCTGAGCAACCTGGACGCCAAGCTCCGGCTGGAGATGCGGACCGAGATCCGCCGGCTGCACCAGAGCCTCGGCCTGACCACGGTCTACGTCACGCACGACCAGGAGGAGGCGCTATCGATGGCCGACCGCCTCGTCGTGCTGCGCAAGGGTCAGGTCCAGCAGATCGGTACGCCGGAGGAACTGCACACCCGGCCGGCGAACTGGCACGTCGCCGACTTCATGGGCTTCCGCAACCTGCTCCAGCTCACCGTGGCCGAGGAGGGCCGCCAGGTCGTTGTCGAAGGCAACGGGGTACGGCTGGCCGCGACCGCGATGACGCCGGTCCGGCAGGGCGACCAGGTGGTCGCCGCGGTCCGGCCGGAGGACCTGGTGATCGCGGGGCCGGCGCAGGACGGCAACGTCCTGCGGGCCGAGGTCGAGGTGGTCGAGTACCAGGGCCGCGAGCTCGCGGTCGAGGCGATCACCGAGCACGGTCTGCGGCTGCACATCCGGACGCCGGACCGGGTGGCCGCCGGCGACGCGGTGTCGGTCTCGGTCGCGCCGGACCGGCTGCTCGTGTTCGACCGTGGCGACGAGGCCCTGCCGGCTTCCACGCCGGCGCTCGGCGACCCGGGTGCGCCGGAGAAGGTGCTGTCGGCAACTGGTGGTGACGGTTCATGA